The sequence below is a genomic window from Thioclava nitratireducens.
GGGAATATCCATGCCGACGAGCGAGATCACCCGCGCCGGATCCAGCTTGTAAGCGCGGCTGACATCCGGCACCGCGCCGTCCATCACCACGTCCGACACTTCGCCGCCGCACAGATCGACGACCATCTTCGCTGCCAGATCCAGCCCCGGCAGCGTGAAGGCCGGATCGACGCCGCGCTCGAACCGATACCGCGCATCCGAGTTGATCTTCAGCGCACGGCCCGTGGCCGCGATGGTGATCGGGTCCCAATAGGCGCTCTCGAGGAACACATCGACCGTGTCCTCATCCGCGCCGGATTCCTCGCCCCCCATGATCCCGGCAAGGCTCTCGACGCCCTTGTCGTCGCAGATCACCATATCGCCTGCGCGCACGGTGTAGGTTTTCTCGTCGAGCGCGAGGAATTCCTCGCCGCCGGAGGCCTGCTTGATCACCAGGTTGCCCGTCACCTTCTTCATGTCGAAGACGTGGAGCGGCCGGTTCAGGTCATAGGTGAAGTAGTTGGTGATATCGACCAGCGTCGAGATCGGACGCAAACCGATCGCGCGCAGCCGCTTTTGCAGCCAGTCGGGCGACGGCCCGTTCTTCACACCGCGGATCACGCGACCAGCAAACAGCGGGCAGCCCTTGTCCTTCAGCGCCGGGTCGATCGTCACCGAGATCGGCGCATCGAACGCAGCCTCGACCTTCGGCACGTCGAGCGGCTTGAGCTTGCCCAGCCCCCGCGCCGCCAGATCGCGCGCAATACCGCGCACGCCAAGCGCATCGGGGCGGTTGGGCGTGATCGCGATCTCGATCACCGGATCGACCGCCTCGGGACGGTTCTCGGCCAGCCAGTCGGTGAACTTCTGCCCGACCTCGCCCGACGGCAGTTCGATGATACCGCTATGCTCGTCCGACAGCTCCAGCTCGCGTTCGGAGGCCATCATGCCGTGGCTTTCCACACCGCGGATATTGCCTACCGACAGCGTCACGTCGATGCCGGGCACGTAATCGCCGGGCTTGGCCAGCACGACCGTGATCCCGGCCCGCGCATTCGGCGCACCACAGACGATCTGCTTCACCCCCTCGTTGGTCTCGACCATGCAGACCCGGAGACGATCGGCGTCGGGGTGCTGCTCGGCGGATTGCACCTTGGCCAGCGTGAAGGTCTCGAGCTTCGCCGCCGGATCGACGACCTCCTCGACTTCGAGACCCAGATCGGTGAGCGCCTCGGCGATCTGATCGACGGTGGCCTCGGTCTCGAGATGATCCTTGAGCCAGGACAGGGTGAATTTCATCGGACTTCCCTCAGGATTTTCTGCGCAGAGCGAGGTCCTTGTAATCCCCCATCTCGAGGAGTTTCAACTCCCGCCAGAGCCGGATCGAGGGTTTTGCCGCGAAAAGGATGGACCCGATCAGGAACAACCACGTCCCCGGGACCATCAGGCTGTCGTAGAAGAAGAAGATCGACCCCACGACGAAACAGAAGGCCGCGCCGAAATCCACGACCGTATAGGCGATCTCGGTGATGGCGACGAAACGGCGCTGCTCGGGGGTCTGTTCATGCTTCGGAGTGTCGAAGAGGCGCTTGTTCTGTGACATTTGAGGCTCCTTGATAGTCCTCTATCAAGCGAAACCGCTCGCAGACGAGTTCCATCTCGGGGTTAAAACCTCCGTTACGCTCGAAATAGGCCTGATGATCGCGCCGCCAGCCCTCGAGCGTCTCGTTCTCCCCCTCGGCCAGCGCGAAGTCTTCATCGACATCGCAAAACCGCCGGATCGTGACCTCGACGGTTTCGATCATCACCGCGGGCTTGCCGTCCCAGTCGAGCGCGATATCGCGCCGCCCCACCACCGGCATATCCTCGCCCCCTTCGGTGAAGTAAGTGAGCGCACCGCAGGTGGCGGTCTTCTTGCCTTGGCGGATCAGGGTGAGGAGCTGGTCGCAGAGTTCGCGGCTATCGCCGAAGGTGAAGGTGATGGGGGTGTTGGGCATATCATCACGTCGCCGGGAAGACACCGATCAAGTCTTAGCCGTTTTCCGCCGGCGTCAGCACGAAAAAGGCGTTTATCGCCTCTTCACTCACCTCGGGAGCTTCGTCGGATATGTCTTTCCTAATTGCTAGAATTGCTCTGCGTCGCGCGCGCTGAGCAGCTTTGAATGTTCCAAGATCACCCGTGTACTTCTTTGCTGAGCGTTCTTGCTTCTCTAGGCCGAGCGGCCCCAATACCATCACTTCGTAAGCTAGTACCGCTTCAAGATATTCCTGACAGGCTTCAATGACGTCTGCCGGTGCATAGAATATCAAATCATAGCTTGAAGATACCACACCGGGGTAAGCGGCGATTATTGGTTTCCACGCTTCGTCATTTTGGACTGCTTTATTGCCGTCGTTGTACCAAGTAGTCGCGACTAGCGAATGATGCTTAGTTATTTCAGAAACAAACCTCTGATAGGCCGCCAGCTTTTCACTGTGCTGCTTCAACTCGCGATCTCTTGCCTTTTGCCATGGGTAAGCGACGAAGGCGATGATTAGGGCAGCGGTGGCAGCGACTATTCCGGCCGCAGCGTCAGGAAGCGCAACAATGAGAATCGCCCCACATACCACAAATGCAAAGAAGACACCCGCATGTACTTCACCAGATTTCCGCGAATACTCGCGAAATCTTCGCCATAACGAATAAAATGAAGTGCGGGACGTCACCGACTCAACCCACCAGCCACCGTCGGCAGATCCAGCGCGCTGAACCCGTAATGCTTCAGCCAGCGCAGGTCGCTCTCGAAGAACGCCCGCAGGTCCGGGATGCCGTATTTCAGCATCGCGAGGCGGTCGATCCCGATGCCGAAGGCGAAGCCCTGCCATTCGTTCGGGTCGATCCCGGCGGATTCGAGCACTTTCGGATGCACCATCCCCGAGCCGAGGATCTCCATCCAGTCGTCGCCCTCACCAATCTTGAGCGAACCGCCCTCCCACGAGCAGCGGATATCGACCTCGGCCGAGGGCTCCGTGAAGGGGAAATGCGAGGCGCGGAAGCGCAGCTCGACGCCGTCCACCTCGAAGAAGGCCTTGCAGAACTCCTCCAGCACCCATTTCAGGTTCGCCATCGAGATGTCCTTGCCGATCGCCAGACCTTCGACCTGATGGAACATCGGCGTGTGGGTCTGGTCCATGTCCATACGGTAGACACGGCCCGGCGCGATCACGCGGATCGGCGCGCCCTGCTCCAGCATCGCGCGGATCTGCACCGGCGAGGTATGGGTGCGCAGCACATGCGGCGGGCGGTCGTCGCCCTCGTCGCGATGCATGAAGAACGTGTCATGCTCCTGCC
It includes:
- the pheT gene encoding phenylalanine--tRNA ligase subunit beta codes for the protein MKFTLSWLKDHLETEATVDQIAEALTDLGLEVEEVVDPAAKLETFTLAKVQSAEQHPDADRLRVCMVETNEGVKQIVCGAPNARAGITVVLAKPGDYVPGIDVTLSVGNIRGVESHGMMASERELELSDEHSGIIELPSGEVGQKFTDWLAENRPEAVDPVIEIAITPNRPDALGVRGIARDLAARGLGKLKPLDVPKVEAAFDAPISVTIDPALKDKGCPLFAGRVIRGVKNGPSPDWLQKRLRAIGLRPISTLVDITNYFTYDLNRPLHVFDMKKVTGNLVIKQASGGEEFLALDEKTYTVRAGDMVICDDKGVESLAGIMGGEESGADEDTVDVFLESAYWDPITIAATGRALKINSDARYRFERGVDPAFTLPGLDLAAKMVVDLCGGEVSDVVMDGAVPDVSRAYKLDPARVISLVGMDIPEATQRETLEALGFTLEGDMATPPTWRPDVLGSADLVEEVARIASLTKLEGKPMGRETTGVPGAILTPMQQRERMARRTTAALGYNECVTYSFIDEASAKLFGGGADATKLENPISSEMTHMRPDLLPGLLQAAARNQARGIADLALFEVGPAFNGGEPGEQVLQATGLLVGHSAPRDPFGSRRPVDLYDAKADAEAVLAAVGAPARAQINRKLDAWWHPGRAGNVALGPNLLATFGEVHPKVLRELGVKGPAVAFTIRLANIPFPKKKGATRPALQISDLQAVERDFAFVVDADVEALTAVNAAMGADKKLIESVNVFDQFTGAKAEEQMGVGKKSIALTVRMQPADKTLTDAEIDAVSKKIVEKVSKATGGTLRS
- a CDS encoding YrhK family protein, encoding MSQNKRLFDTPKHEQTPEQRRFVAITEIAYTVVDFGAAFCFVVGSIFFFYDSLMVPGTWLFLIGSILFAAKPSIRLWRELKLLEMGDYKDLALRRKS
- a CDS encoding ASCH domain-containing protein; translation: MPNTPITFTFGDSRELCDQLLTLIRQGKKTATCGALTYFTEGGEDMPVVGRRDIALDWDGKPAVMIETVEVTIRRFCDVDEDFALAEGENETLEGWRRDHQAYFERNGGFNPEMELVCERFRLIEDYQGASNVTEQAPLRHSEA
- the pheS gene encoding phenylalanine--tRNA ligase subunit alpha — its product is MQELRDKYLNAVADVTDEAALEEIRLAALGKKGEISLKMRELGKMTPEERQTTGKALNVLKDEIDAALRAKKAALADAALDARLREEWLDVTLPGRPRRQGTIHPVSQVMDEVTAIFADMGFAVAEGPQIEDDWHNFDALNIAPEHPARQEHDTFFMHRDEGDDRPPHVLRTHTSPVQIRAMLEQGAPIRVIAPGRVYRMDMDQTHTPMFHQVEGLAIGKDISMANLKWVLEEFCKAFFEVDGVELRFRASHFPFTEPSAEVDIRCSWEGGSLKIGEGDDWMEILGSGMVHPKVLESAGIDPNEWQGFAFGIGIDRLAMLKYGIPDLRAFFESDLRWLKHYGFSALDLPTVAGGLSR